The Roseofilum casamattae BLCC-M143 genome segment AAAGACAGAAATATAGAGGAGATAAAGCTTACCAAGGAGAAACCAGAATTGAGACTCCTCACAAAAAGCCAAAAGGGAAAGTACTAGAGTCAGCAAAAAAACAGGAAAATCAGCGAAAAGCCAGAGAAAGGATTTTTGTTGAACACCTAATTAGACGGATAAAAAGCTTTAGAATAGTGGCAGAAAGATTCCGACTTTGGCGTCAGAACTACTCTCGAATAGTTCGAGTAGTATGTGGGTTAGTAAGATGGAGAATTGGGGCGCTAATTTTAGAGAGCTAAAAAATGCGAAAATGGGTAAAGCGATAAGAAATATACCATGATAATTTTCGAGTTATAATTATTGCAAACTACTTAAACCTTGATAAAATCGTTAAATTTGCACTGAATTACTCCTAACTGAAAGTAGCTCGAAAAGATTACCCTGACAGGCTTTAAGAGTTTTAGGAGATGTCTAATAGACATCTCCTAAAAATAATATCCAGAAAGGAAAAGTATGTTATAATTAGGATTTGCCAAAAACAAATCATGAGTGATATTGAAGAATTTCTGCGACAATATCCCCAGGAAACCCAAAGAGTATTAGGTATTAATGCCGAGCAACTGGAAAAATTAACCAAGATAGCTAAAGAGAAATATCAGGAAAGAAAAAAACAAAAAACTAGACTGATAAAAGCTGGAGGAGGTAGGGAAGCGAAACTGATGTTAGAAGAGCAGATTATCTTAACTCTTTTCTATCTCCATAATTTCCCAACGTTTCAAATTTTAGGAATCCAGTTTGGAGTGAGTGAGTCTACGGCTCATAAAATTTTTCATGAATGGCTCGAATTATTAGAAGAATTACTTCCTGCGTCTCTGATGGAACAATTAAAAAAAAGGAGAAACCAGAATTGAGACTCCTCACAA includes the following:
- a CDS encoding transposase family protein, which encodes RQKYRGDKAYQGETRIETPHKKPKGKVLESAKKQENQRKARERIFVEHLIRRIKSFRIVAERFRLWRQNYSRIVRVVCGLVRWRIGALILES
- a CDS encoding helix-turn-helix domain-containing protein, coding for MSDIEEFLRQYPQETQRVLGINAEQLEKLTKIAKEKYQERKKQKTRLIKAGGGREAKLMLEEQIILTLFYLHNFPTFQILGIQFGVSESTAHKIFHEWLELLEELLPASLMEQLKKRRNQN